In one Solanum dulcamara chromosome 1, daSolDulc1.2, whole genome shotgun sequence genomic region, the following are encoded:
- the LOC129894128 gene encoding secreted RxLR effector protein 161-like: protein MTRPDLAFSVQKLSQYMHCPKESHMDATLRVARYIKEALGLGLFMSSEVTKQLLAYCNSDWGAYLETRRSVTGYLIKFGGALISWKSKKQETVSRSSAKAEFRSMANCAAEVTWLIGLFRDLGFQVDLPVRMVCDSESAIQIAVNPIFHERTKHIDIDCHFVREKICQGTLETEFTHTKD from the coding sequence ATGACCAGACCTGATCTTGCATTCTCAGTTCAGAAGTTGAGCCAATATATGCATTGCCCCAAGGAGTCACACATGGATGCAACACTCAGGGTGGCCAGATACATTAAGGAAGCTCTAGGCCTTGGACTATTCATGTCATCAGAAGTTACAAAGCAACTCCTTGCCTACTGTAACTCAGACTGGGGAGCATATCTAGAGACTAGGAGGTCTGTCACTGGATACTTAATCAAATTTGGTGGAGCTCTTATCTCTTGGAAGTCTAAGAAACAAGAGACAGTCTCCAGAAGTTCAGCAAAGGCTGAATTCAGGAGCATGGCAAACTGTGCAGCTGAGGTAACTTGGCTGATTGGATTGTTCAGAGATCTTGGATTTCAAGTTGATCTTCCAgttagaatggtatgtgacagCGAGTCGGCAATACAAATTGCAGTAAATCCAATCTTCCATGAAAGGACCAAACACATAGACAtagattgtcattttgtaaggGAAAAGATCTGTCAAGGAACTCTAGAAACTGAATTCACCCACACTAAAG